In one window of Geotrypetes seraphini chromosome 3, aGeoSer1.1, whole genome shotgun sequence DNA:
- the LOC117357196 gene encoding zinc finger BED domain-containing protein 5-like, with product MDKFLKRKELDSEQNLEPDESPSMSGGQKKAKMVSASKFSGARQYSESYISVGFTFTGDANKPTPLSVVCGEKLANSAMVPSKLKRHLQTKHPSLQNKNADYFVRLRDNTEKQATFMRKTTKVNERVLKASYQVAELIAKSKKSHTVAETLILPACKAIVEEMLGPEAAKEIAKVPLSDNTISRRINDMSADIENVVLEKIRISEKFALQLDESTDISGHAQLLANVCFVDGDAIRENFFFCKALPEKTTGEEIFRVTSEYLEKGGLKWENCTSVCTDGAAAMVGRTKGFVSRVKERNPDVIVTHCFLHREALVAKTLPAVLVHVLDDVVCMVNFVKSRPVKSRIFAALCEEMGAKHKTLLFHTEVRWLSRGKVLVRVYELREELKVFLTNERSDYAKQLASDEWCARLAYLADIFYHLNELNTRMQGRSENLLTSTDKINGFRSKVQLWHQHVESGNLEMFTLTKQWQGVHTAALCEIIVKHLKTLEEKLSFYFSSVSTECLDWVRDPYSSASVGGKDMTLQEQEELTELRQNRGFKLRFADLPLDSFWLDTAKEFPLLANKAILTLLPFSTTYLSAVVSSDMANEMQPTGTG from the coding sequence ATGGACaagtttttgaaaaggaaagaacTAGACTCTGAACAAAATTTGGAGCCAGATGAGAGCCCAAGTATGAGTGGGggtcaaaagaaagcaaagatggtTAGCGCAAGCAAATTCTCTGGCGCAAGGCAATATAGCGAAAGCTATATTTCAGTTGGATTTACTTTCACTGGAGATGCAAACAAACCAACTCCACTGTCCGTGGTGTGTGGTGAAAAGCTAGCTAACAGTGCTATGGTCCCAAGCAAACTTAAACGCCATCTCCAAACGAAACACCCTTCGCTTCAAAACAAGAATGCGGACTATTTTGTTCGCCTGCGTGACAACACGGAGAAACAGGCAACTTTCATGAGAAAAACCACAAAGGTAAATGAAAGAGTTCTTAAAGCTAGCTATCAAGTTGCTGAACTTATAGCCAAGTCAAAAAAGTCGCACACTGTGGCAGAGACATTAATACTTCCTGCCTGCAAAGCTATTGTAGAGGAGATGCTCGGACCTGAAGCAGCTAAGGAAATAGCCAAAGTCCCTCTCTCAGACAACACAATTTCCAGACGTATTAATGACATGTCTGCAGACATCGAAAATGTGGTTTTGGAAAAGATCCGTATCAGTGAGAAATTTGCATTGCAACTTGACGAGTCTACTGATATCAGTGGACATGCTCAACTCTTGGCCAATGTGTGTTTTGTTGATGGTGATGCAATTAGAGAAAACTTCTTTTTTTGCAAGGCATTGCCAGAAAAAACAACAGGAGAAGAAATTTTTCGGGTCACATCAGAATACCTTGAAAAAGGAGGACTTAAGTGGGAAAACTGCACAAGTGTCTGCACCGATGGAGCTGCAGCCATGGTTGGGCGCACCAAAGGCTTTGTAAGCAGAGTGAAGGAAAGAAATCCAGATGTGATTGTTACGCATTGTTTTTTACACCGCGAGGCCCTCGTAGCCAAGACTTTACCAGCAGTCCTAGTTCATGTGTTGGATGATGTTGTGTGCATGGTAAACTTTGTAAAGTCACGACCCGTGAAAAGTCGCATATTTGCAGCTTTGTGTGAGGAGATGGGAGCGAAGCATAAAACCTTGCTGTTTCATACGGAGGTCCGGTGGTTGTCGCGTGGCAAGGTCTTGGTTCGTGTGTATGAGCTGCGGGAGGAACTTAAAGTGTTTCTGACAAATGAGAGGTCAGATTACGCAAAGCAGCTTGCAAGTGATGAGTGGTGTGCAAGGCTGGCATACCTGGCAGATATATTCTATCATCTGAATGAACTGAACACACGAATGCAAGGCCGAAGTGAAAACCTGCTTACAAGTACAGATAAAATAAATGGATTCCGTTCAAAGGTGCAACTCTGGCATCAACACGTGGAAAGTGGCAATCTTGAAATGTTCACACTCACCAAGCAATGGCAAGGTGTTCACACTGCTGCACTGTGTGAGATAAtagttaaacatttaaaaactcttgaggagaagttgtcattttaTTTCTCTTCAGTCTCCACTGAATGCCTTGACTGGGTTAGAGACCCTTATAGCTCAGCATCAGTTGGTGGAAAGGACATGACTttacaggagcaggaggaactaacTGAACTGAGACAAAATCGTGGTTTCAAGCTAAGATTTGCTGATCTACCTTTGGACAGTTTTTGGTTGGATACCGCCAAGGAGTTCCCCCTTCTGGCAAACAAAGCTATTTTGACATTGCTCCCATTTTCCACTACATATCTGT